GTGTGGAAGGCGACCTTCACGCCGACGAACCCCAGCAGCTCGAAGGGGCCCATCGGCAGGCCGAGCGCCTTGACGGCGTCGTCGATCTCCGCGAAGTCGTTTCCGCGCCGCAGGGCGTCGATGCACGCGCCGTTGAAGCGGGTGAGGAGGCGGTTCACGATGAACGCCGGCGTGTCGGCGCAGAGCACCCCCGACTTGCGTAGCCCCTTCGACACCTCGAACGCGGTGGACAGCGTGCCGTCGTTCGTACGCTCCGTGCGCACGATCTCGAGGAACGGCAGCACCGCCACCGGGTTGAAGAAGTGGAACCCGACGAGGCGCTCCGGGTGCGCGAGACGCGAGCCCATCTCGGTGACCGAGAGGGAAGAGGTGTTCGTGGCGAGGACGGCACCCTCGTCGACGACCCGCTCGACGTCGGCGAACACCCGCTGCTTCAGGTCCATGCGCTCGAGGACCGCCTCGAGGACGAAGTCGCTGCCGCCGAGCGGCTCGTCGTCCAGCGTGTAGGTCACGATCTCTTTCAGGAACCGCGCCTTGCCCTGGCCGAGCCGTCCCCGCTCGACCCGCTTGTCGAGCTCGCCCTCGATGTGGAGCCTTGCGCGGTCGAGAACCCCCTGGTCGATGTCCTTCATGACGAGGGGAACCTCGAGGCGCTGCAGGAACAGGCTGCCGAGCTGCGCGCCCATCAAGCCCGACCCGACGATGCCGACCTTGCGGACCCTGCGCGGGGCCACGTCGGGACGCCACGGCTGGCGCTTCACCCGCTGCTGGGTGAGCTCGAAGCTGTAGACGGCCGCCTGTGCCTGGCGTGCGGGCAGGAGCTCGGCGAGTGCGTCGATCTCCTTGCGGCGGCCCTCGTCGAGGTCGCCTCCCCGCGCGGCGAACGCGATGAGGTCGATGGCGACGTACGGGGCGCGGGTCGCGCCGCGCACCCGGTTGTCGGCGGCCTCGCGTGCGGCGGCGAGGGCCTCGTCGAGGTCGCCGGCCGGCGGCTCCGCGCGGGTGATGGTCTCCTCGCCGGTCACGAGGCGCTCGAGCAGCGCCACGGAGCGGTCGAGGAAGTCCACCGCGTCGAACAGCCGGTCGGCGAGGCCGAGGGCGAAGGCCTCCTTCGGCCGCAGCAGCTTGTTGTTGCTCAGGGCGTTGTGGACGATCACCGTGAGTGCGTTCTCGGCGCCGATGATGCGGGGAGCAAGCTGCGTTCCCCCCCATGCCGGGAAGATCGACAGGAAGACCTCGGGAAAGGCGATCGCCCCCGCCCCCGTTGAGAGCGTCCGGTAGTCGCAGTGCAGGGCAATCTCCAGCCCGCCCCCCAGGCAGGCGCCGTTGATCGCCGCGAGCGTGGGGAACGGCAGGTTCTGCAGGCGCTGGAACGCGGCATGCCCCGCCTCGGCGGCCCCGCGGGCGAACGTCTCGTCGGCGCCGTGGAAGCTCTTCAGGTCGGCGCCGGCGGCGAAGACGAACGGCTTGCCGGTGAGCAGCAGGCCCTTGACGTCACCTTCTCCTTCGAGGGTGTCGAGCGCCCGCGACAGGCTCTCGAGGGCGAGGGGGCCGAAGGTGGTCGGCTTCCGGTGATCCTGGCCGTTGTCCATGGTGAGCAGGGCGAGGCGTCCCGCGCGGCGGGAGTCGTAGTGGGTGAGCTTGAACTGCGTGACGGGGCTGTCGGCCATCGGACTTCAGACCCTTTCCCACAGGACGCTCGCGCCCATGCCGAGCCCCACGCACAGCGTCGTGATCCCGTAGCGGGCGTCGTCGTGCGTCGAGAAGTAGTGCGCGAGCTGCTGGGCGAGGCGCGCACCCGACATCGCGAGGGGATGCCCGAGGGCGATGGCCCCGCCGTAGGGGTTGACCTTCGTCGTGTCGTGGGCGAGGCCGTAGTGGTCGAGGAACGCCACGCACTGCACCGCGAACGCCTCGTTCATCTCGACGTCGTCGATGTCGTCCATCGTGAGGCCGTTGCGGCCGAGCAGCTTGTCGGTGGCGGGGATCGGTCCCCAGCCCATCGTCTCGGGCTCGACGCCGACGAACTGGTAGTCGACGAGACGCATCTTGGCGACCAGGCCCATGTCCTCGACCGCGCCGGGACTGGCGAGCAAGGTGCAGCCGGCGCCGTCGTTGAGGCCGGCCGCGTTGCCGGGGGTGACGCGCCCTCCCTCACGGAACGCCGGCTGGAGGCGGTTGAGGTCGTCGATCGTGACGCCGGGGCGGGGATGCTCGTCGCGGGCGACCACCCGCCAGCCACCGTCGCTCCACACCGTCATCGGCACGACGTGGTCGTCGAACGCGCCGTCCGCCCACGCCTTGGCGACGCGCTCCTGTGACTGCAGGGCGTAGGCGTCGGCCTGCTGGCGGGTGATGTCGGGTGCGTGGTCGTGGAGGTTCTCGGCGGTGGTGCCCATGACGAGCGCCGAGGGCTCGACGATCTTCTCGGACAGGAAGCGCGGGTTGGGGTCGATGTCGCTGCCCATCGGGTGGCGGCCCATGTGCTCGACCCCGCCGGCGATGACGACGTCCTGCGCGCCGACGCGGATGGCGTTCGCGGCGTTGGTGATCGCGGTCAGCGCGCCGGCGCACATCCGGTCGAGGGCGTAGCCCGGGACGGACTTCGGCAGGCCGGCGAGCACGGCCGTGGAGCGCCCGAGGGTCAGGCCCTGGTCCCCCACCTGCGCGGTTGCCGCCCACACGTTGTCGTCGATGCGCGCCGGCTCGAGGCTGGGGTTGCGCTCGAGCAGCTTGCGGATGGTGCGCACCGCCATGTCGTCGGCGCGGGTGTGGGCGTAGTAGCCGTCCGGCTTGGCCCGCCCGATGGGCAGGCGCACCCCGTCGACATAGAGTGCGTCGCGTACCTCGGGCATCGGGTCTGCTCCTCTTGTCGGCGTCGCCGCTCATGTTACCGCGCGGTAACTTCGTGCGCTCCCGACTCGGAAGTCCCCCAGCGGGGGCGGACCGCGGCGTCGACCGCCGCCGGGACCTCCCCGAGCACCTCCCGGGCGGCGGCGAGCATGCCGTCGGTGACGAGCGCTGCGGCCTCCTCGGCATCGCCCGCCGGCACGTCGGCGACGAGCTCGTCGTGGACGACGAGCACCAGCCCGTCGGCGGCGACGGGACCCCGGCTCCCGAAGCGGTCGCGGAGACGGCGGGCGACCTCCGCGAGTGCGAGCTTCGTCATGTCCGCCCCCGCACCCTGGATCGGGGCGTTGCGCGCGAGTGAGGCGGGGGGCGGCCCGCCGTCGCCGGTGAGCGCGCGGACCCGGCCCAGGGGCGTGCGCGCCCGCCCCGTGCGCTTGGCGGTGGCCTCCGCCTCCGCGAGCCAGGCGGCGACCTTCGGGAAGGCGGAGAAGTAACGCGCCATGGTCCGCTCCGCGGTCGCGACGTCCATGCCCGTCGCACGCGCGAAGCCCGGCGCGCCCATCCCGTACATGAGTCCGAAGTTCAGCTGCTTCGCGGCGGCGCGCTGCTCGGCGTCGACCGACTCCTCCGCGACGTCGAACACCATGGCCGCGGTCGTGGCATGGAGGTCGCCGCCGCGGCGGAACACCTCCGTCAGTGCCGCGTCGCCGGACACCGCGGCGAGGATCCTCAGCTCCTGCTGGGAGTAGTCGGCGATTACGAGCGCCCGCCCCGGCTGGCCCCCGAAGCAGGCCCGGTAGTCGGCATCCCGGGGCACCTGGGTGAGGTTGGGCTCGTTGCAGGCGATCCGCCCCGCCCCGACGATCTGCCGCCAGTCCGCGTGCACCCGTCCGGTCACCCGATGGACGACCCGCTCCGCCCAGTCCCCGCCCCAGCTCGTCGTGACCTTGCGGACCTGACGGTAGTGGAGGAACGCCGCCACGGCCGGGTGGTCGGTGTGGTCGCGCAGGAGGGCCTCCCGGGTGCCGTCCACGTGCACGCCGGTGCGGGCGAGCGCCTCACGTACCTGTTCGGGCGAGTCGAGGTTCACCGGCTCGGGGCCGAACAGGTCGCGGGGGCTGTCGTCGGTGACGAGCGCGGCCTGCACCCGCTGCTCGACCTCCGGCAGCTGCGCCTCCAGGGCGCCGACGAGCGCCCGCCAGCGGGGCGCGTCGAAGGCGACACCGCGCAGGGCGAGGTCGGCGAGCACCGGCAGCGCGGCGAACTCCAGCCGGGCAACGCGGGTGAGTCCGTGGCCGACGAGCTCGCGCCACTGCTGGTCGAACACCCCCCACGTGGCGGCGGCGTCGTCGGCGGCGTAGCGCAGCTGCTCGCCGGTCAGGGGCGCCGGCGACCCGAAGGTCTCGCGCACCGACTTGTCGAGCCGCATCCCGAGACGGAACTCGGCGAGGCCCGCGAGGCCGACGCCCGCGTCGGTCTTCTCGCCGCCGTCGAGCAGCTGCTGGGCGAGCATCGTGTCGGCGACGCGGCGGACCTCGACGCCGGCGACCGCCAGGAAGCGCAGGTCGAACGAGCCGTGGTGGAAGACCTTGAGCATGCCGGGGTCGC
This window of the Egibacteraceae bacterium genome carries:
- a CDS encoding DNA polymerase; its protein translation is MAEPQAYVHATTAAQVAQWLAGVDGAAYVAVDTETAGWDPYADRLLLVQACAGPDRPVLVLDATRVDPRALQTLLGDPGMLKVFHHGSFDLRFLAVAGVEVRRVADTMLAQQLLDGGEKTDAGVGLAGLAEFRLGMRLDKSVRETFGSPAPLTGEQLRYAADDAAATWGVFDQQWRELVGHGLTRVARLEFAALPVLADLALRGVAFDAPRWRALVGALEAQLPEVEQRVQAALVTDDSPRDLFGPEPVNLDSPEQVREALARTGVHVDGTREALLRDHTDHPAVAAFLHYRQVRKVTTSWGGDWAERVVHRVTGRVHADWRQIVGAGRIACNEPNLTQVPRDADYRACFGGQPGRALVIADYSQQELRILAAVSGDAALTEVFRRGGDLHATTAAMVFDVAEESVDAEQRAAAKQLNFGLMYGMGAPGFARATGMDVATAERTMARYFSAFPKVAAWLAEAEATAKRTGRARTPLGRVRALTGDGGPPPASLARNAPIQGAGADMTKLALAEVARRLRDRFGSRGPVAADGLVLVVHDELVADVPAGDAEEAAALVTDGMLAAAREVLGEVPAAVDAAVRPRWGTSESGAHEVTAR
- a CDS encoding thiolase family protein; the encoded protein is MPEVRDALYVDGVRLPIGRAKPDGYYAHTRADDMAVRTIRKLLERNPSLEPARIDDNVWAATAQVGDQGLTLGRSTAVLAGLPKSVPGYALDRMCAGALTAITNAANAIRVGAQDVVIAGGVEHMGRHPMGSDIDPNPRFLSEKIVEPSALVMGTTAENLHDHAPDITRQQADAYALQSQERVAKAWADGAFDDHVVPMTVWSDGGWRVVARDEHPRPGVTIDDLNRLQPAFREGGRVTPGNAAGLNDGAGCTLLASPGAVEDMGLVAKMRLVDYQFVGVEPETMGWGPIPATDKLLGRNGLTMDDIDDVEMNEAFAVQCVAFLDHYGLAHDTTKVNPYGGAIALGHPLAMSGARLAQQLAHYFSTHDDARYGITTLCVGLGMGASVLWERV
- a CDS encoding 3-hydroxyacyl-CoA dehydrogenase NAD-binding domain-containing protein, which gives rise to MADSPVTQFKLTHYDSRRAGRLALLTMDNGQDHRKPTTFGPLALESLSRALDTLEGEGDVKGLLLTGKPFVFAAGADLKSFHGADETFARGAAEAGHAAFQRLQNLPFPTLAAINGACLGGGLEIALHCDYRTLSTGAGAIAFPEVFLSIFPAWGGTQLAPRIIGAENALTVIVHNALSNNKLLRPKEAFALGLADRLFDAVDFLDRSVALLERLVTGEETITRAEPPAGDLDEALAAAREAADNRVRGATRAPYVAIDLIAFAARGGDLDEGRRKEIDALAELLPARQAQAAVYSFELTQQRVKRQPWRPDVAPRRVRKVGIVGSGLMGAQLGSLFLQRLEVPLVMKDIDQGVLDRARLHIEGELDKRVERGRLGQGKARFLKEIVTYTLDDEPLGGSDFVLEAVLERMDLKQRVFADVERVVDEGAVLATNTSSLSVTEMGSRLAHPERLVGFHFFNPVAVLPFLEIVRTERTNDGTLSTAFEVSKGLRKSGVLCADTPAFIVNRLLTRFNGACIDALRRGNDFAEIDDAVKALGLPMGPFELLGFVGVKVAFHTAETLHAAYPDRFPINENFRRLAALDVDGIYDWSKGRVPHEAVTAAVTTEPGAERLTAEQIRSQAIEAVADEANIMLDEGVVADARDIDTGLLLGAGWPFFMGGVCKYLDETGLSEKLFGQRLVAEEDRAFV